CCTTGCTGGGCTGGGTACGAATGGCCTGCGACGGCGTTCCCTGCGGGCGTGTCCTGTTCAGGATCGGAGTCTCGAGTCGTGAGCTGAGCGCAGAAGAGCAACGCCTCGAATCCAAGACATCGCAACGGCTCACGCGCTACGAGCGTGCGTTCATCTCCTACGCCACGCCCGATCGCAACGAAGTGCTCAAGCGCGTGCAGATGCTGGCGAGCATGAAAATCGAGTACTTCCAGGACGTGCTCTCGCTCGATCCCGGCGTACGCTGGGAACGGGAGCTCTACAGACACATCGACGAGTCGGATCTCTTCCTGCTCTTCTGGTCCTCGGCCGCTAAGGCGTCGGAGTGGGTGAGGCGTGAGGTGCTCTACGCCCTCGACCTCAAGAAAGACGTGGAGGAAAACCCGCCGGACATCCTGCCGGTGATCCTCGAAGGACCGCCCGTGCCGGAACCGCCGCCCGAACTGAGCGACATTCATTTCAACGACCGGCTGATCTACTTCATCGACGCCTGAAGTCGGGCGCCAAAAAAAGGGGGGCGCCGATCTCGGTTACCCCCCTCGTGACCGACCCGGATCCGCGTCACGCCTCGCCCGTCTTCACGTCCCCCGTCAGCACGGAGGACAGCGTGAACTCCCCGTCCACCACGTCCAGTTCCACCTCCTGCTCCGGCAGCACGTCGCCGGCCAGGATGCCGTCCGCCAGGCGGTCCTGCACCTCGCGCTGGATGACGCGCTTCACCGGCCGCGCGCCGAACTGCGGGTCGTAGCCCAGTTCGGCCAGCCTGTCCACGGCGGCGTCGGTCCAGACCAGGCGGATCGACTGCTCGCGCAGGCTGCGGTCCACCTTGGCCAGCTCCAGCCCCACGATGCGGCGGATGAGCCCGCGGCTCAGGGCGTCGAAGCGCACCACCGCGTCCACGCGGTTGAGGAACTCCGGCCGGAAGTGCGGCGACAGGGCCTGCAGCAGCTCCTGCTCCTGCTCGCGGCGGCCGGCCTCGTCCAGATCCGCGCGGGGGGCGTAACGCTCGTCCTGGCAGAGGTTGCTGGTCATCACCACCAGTGTGTTGCGGAAGTCCACCACGCGGCCCTTGCCGTCGGTCAGTCGGCCGTCGTCGAGCAGCTGCAGCAGGACGTTCATCACCTCGGGGTGGGCCTTCTCCACCTCGTCCAGCAGGATCACCGTGTAGGGGTGGCGGCGCACGGCCTCGGTCAGCTGGCCGCCGGATTCGAAGCCCACGTAGCCCGGCGGCGCGCCGATCATGCGGGCCACGCTATGGCGCTCCATGTACTCGGACATGTCCAGGCGGACCATGTGTCCCTCGTCGCCGAAGAGCTCGGCGGCCAGGGTCTTCACCAGCTCCGTCTTGCCCACGCCGGTCGGGCCGAGGAAGAGGAAGGAGCCGAGGGGGCGGTTGCGGTCGGTCAGACCGGCGCGCGAACGCCGCACCGTGCGCGCCACCTGGGCCACGGCGAGGTCCTGGCCCACGACGCGGGTGGCGATGCGCGCCTCCAGCTCGCGCAGCTTGGCGCTCTCGTCCTCGACCAGGCGCTGGGCCGGAATGCCCGTCCACTTGGCCACCAGCCGCGCGATGTCCTGTTCGTCGACCTCCTCGCGCAGCAGGGGGTGCTCGCCCTGCACCGAGGCCAGGCGCCCGCGCGCGGCTTCGCTCTCCGCGGCCAGCTCCCTGGCGCGGCCGTATTTCAGCTGCGACGCCCGCGCGAGATCGCCGACGCGCTGGGCGTCCTCGATCTCCGTGCCGAGACGCTCCTGCTCCTCCTGCAGCTTGCGGATGCCGTCGATGACCTCCTTCTCCTGCTCCCAGCGCGCCTTGATGGTCTCGAGCTCGTCCTGCATCTCGGCGAGCTGACGCTCGATCGATTTGCGCCGGGCGACGGCCTGCTTCTCGGTCTCGTTCTCCAGCGCCAGCTTCTCCATCTCGAGCTGGTCGCGGCGGCGCTGCAGCACGTCCACGTCGGCGGGCACCGAGTCGATCTCCATGCGCAGCTCCGAGGCGGCCTCGTCCATCAGGTCGATGGCCTTGTCCGGCAGCATGCGATCGCTGATGTAGCGGCTGGACAGGTCTACCGCCGCCACGATGGCCGAATCCGACACGCGGATGCCGTGGTGCACCTCGTACTTCTCCTTCAGCCCGCGCAGGATGGCGACGGCCTGCTCGCGGGTCGGCTCCTCGATCATCACCGGCTGGAAGCGGCGTTCCAGCGCCGGGTCCTTCTCGATGTCGCGGCGGAACTCCTCGATGGTCGTGGCGCCTATGCAGTGCAGCTCGCCGCGCGCCAGGGCGGGCTTGAGGATGTTCGAGGCGTCCATGGCGCCCTCGGCGGCGCCCGCGCCCACCAGCGTGTGCATCTCGTCGATGAACAGGAGCACCTCGCCCTCGCGCTCGGTCACTTCCTTGATGACGGACTTCAGGCGGTCCTCGAACTCGCCGCGATACTTGGCGCCGGCCAGCAGAGCGCCCATGTCCAGGGTGTAGAGGGTCTTGCCGCGCAGCCCGGCGGGCACGTCGCCCGCCACCAGACGGCGCGCCAGTCCCTCGGCCACGGCGGTCTTGCCCACGCCGGGGCTGCCGATCAGCACGGGGTTGTTCTTGGTGCGGCGGCTGAGGATCTGCACGACGCGACGGATCTCGTCGTCTCGCCCGATCACGGGATCGATCTTGCCGGCGCGCGCGGCGGCGCAGAGGTCGCGGGCATAGCGGTCGAGGGCGGACTCGTGGCCGGCATCGCCCTCCTCGTCACCCTGGTAGGAGCCGGCCGCGCCGATGGATTCCAGGGCGCGCTCGAGCTTGTCGCCGGTGACGTCGAAGGTCTTCAAGACACTGCCCGCACGACCGCTGCCCCGCGCCAGCGCCAGCAGCAGTTCGCGCGTACCCACCATGCCGCCCGACCGCTTGGTCGCGATGGACTGCGCCTCGAGCAACACCTGCTGCAGGTCGCGGCTGGGCGAGGGCACGTCCTTCATCTCGACGGTCGGCAGGCTGGACAGCTCGCCCTCGACCGTACGCAGGACGAGCTGGGGATCCAGCTCGAGACCGCGCAGGGCGCTGCCGGCCACGCCGGACTCGGACAGCAGGGCCCACAGCAGGTGCAGGGGCTCCAGCTCGGCGTGTCCGGCTTCGTAGGCGCGCGACTGGGCCCTCTGAAGGGCCTCGGCGGCGTTGACGGTCATGTTCTTCATCTTCGATCCTCCCTCGGTATGCGAACGCGCGGATCGGGGCGCGATGAGTACATCTCCGCCCGTATTGCAGATGGCGTGCCATATGCGGGCCGACCTGCTAACATCTTAATCGCTTTTATCACAATCGATTACATTACAATCTCCTGCGATGCACCCTACTGAACCGGCGCTGATGACATGATGACATGACACGCGCGGGGGTCGCGCAGCATTCTGTCAGGGCTCATCGTACACCTCTCTTCGCGACGATTCACGTCGTCACGAAGTGCCGCGAAGCAGAATAACACGGTCCAGTCCCCCTGGTCCTCAACATCATTGATTCAACCGTACACCGTCCCGCGTTATAATCCCCCGTCACCCATCTTGAAGCACGAGGTGCCAATGAACTGCTCGAAACACTTCCTCGCGGCCACGGCGACCATCCTGCTGACGGCCGCGGCCTTCGCCGCCTCTTCCCCCGCCGCCCTCTACCACGACCAGGAAGCGCTGACCACGGCCCTGCACGTGCTGGCGCGCAACAACGCCGACGCCACGCTGCAGTCGCTGGGCAGGACCGCCGGCGGACGCGAACTGCACCTGCTCGAGATCGCCCCTCCGCGCTCCGGCGACGGGCCGACCGCCCCCGCCGTGCTCGTGGTGGGCGATCCCCTCGGCGCAACCCCCCTGGCGACGGAGGCAGCGCTCGAGCTCGCCCGCCGGCTGGTGGACGCGGACGGCGGACGCGCGCGCGGCGTGGCCTG
The window above is part of the bacterium genome. Proteins encoded here:
- a CDS encoding AAA family ATPase — translated: MTVNAAEALQRAQSRAYEAGHAELEPLHLLWALLSESGVAGSALRGLELDPQLVLRTVEGELSSLPTVEMKDVPSPSRDLQQVLLEAQSIATKRSGGMVGTRELLLALARGSGRAGSVLKTFDVTGDKLERALESIGAAGSYQGDEEGDAGHESALDRYARDLCAAARAGKIDPVIGRDDEIRRVVQILSRRTKNNPVLIGSPGVGKTAVAEGLARRLVAGDVPAGLRGKTLYTLDMGALLAGAKYRGEFEDRLKSVIKEVTEREGEVLLFIDEMHTLVGAGAAEGAMDASNILKPALARGELHCIGATTIEEFRRDIEKDPALERRFQPVMIEEPTREQAVAILRGLKEKYEVHHGIRVSDSAIVAAVDLSSRYISDRMLPDKAIDLMDEAASELRMEIDSVPADVDVLQRRRDQLEMEKLALENETEKQAVARRKSIERQLAEMQDELETIKARWEQEKEVIDGIRKLQEEQERLGTEIEDAQRVGDLARASQLKYGRARELAAESEAARGRLASVQGEHPLLREEVDEQDIARLVAKWTGIPAQRLVEDESAKLRELEARIATRVVGQDLAVAQVARTVRRSRAGLTDRNRPLGSFLFLGPTGVGKTELVKTLAAELFGDEGHMVRLDMSEYMERHSVARMIGAPPGYVGFESGGQLTEAVRRHPYTVILLDEVEKAHPEVMNVLLQLLDDGRLTDGKGRVVDFRNTLVVMTSNLCQDERYAPRADLDEAGRREQEQELLQALSPHFRPEFLNRVDAVVRFDALSRGLIRRIVGLELAKVDRSLREQSIRLVWTDAAVDRLAELGYDPQFGARPVKRVIQREVQDRLADGILAGDVLPEQEVELDVVDGEFTLSSVLTGDVKTGEA